One part of the Pannonibacter sp. XCT-53 genome encodes these proteins:
- the rpmD gene encoding 50S ribosomal protein L30 encodes MANTKKTITVEQIGSPIRRPADQRATLIGLGLNKMHRRSTLEDTPAVRGMIHKVQHLVRVVDEA; translated from the coding sequence ATGGCGAACACCAAAAAGACCATTACGGTCGAACAGATCGGCAGCCCGATCCGCCGTCCGGCGGATCAGCGGGCAACCCTGATCGGTCTCGGCCTGAACAAGATGCACCGCCGTTCGACGCTGGAAGACACCCCAGCGGTTCGCGGCATGATCCACAAGGTCCAGCACCTGGTCCGCGTCGTCGACGAAGCGTGA
- the rplO gene encoding 50S ribosomal protein L15: MNLNDLRDNPGATKNRTRVGRGIGSGKGKTGGRGVKGQKSRSGVAIKGFEGGQMPLHRRLPKRGFTNIFAKDFNIVSLGRVQQAIDEGKLDAKAVVTVEALKAAGVLKRLRDGVRLLADGELKAAVSFEIAGASKSAIEAVEKAGGKVVVLGAQAE, from the coding sequence ATGAACCTCAATGATCTTCGGGATAATCCCGGCGCCACCAAGAACCGCACCCGCGTCGGTCGCGGTATCGGTTCCGGCAAGGGCAAGACCGGTGGCCGCGGCGTCAAGGGCCAGAAGTCCCGCTCCGGCGTGGCGATCAAGGGCTTTGAAGGCGGTCAGATGCCGCTGCATCGGCGCCTGCCGAAGCGTGGCTTCACCAACATCTTCGCCAAGGACTTCAACATCGTCTCGCTCGGCCGTGTCCAGCAGGCGATTGACGAAGGCAAGCTGGATGCCAAGGCGGTCGTGACCGTCGAGGCGCTGAAGGCTGCCGGCGTGCTGAAGCGCCTGCGCGACGGCGTCCGTCTGCTGGCCGATGGCGAGCTGAAGGCTGCCGTGTCCTTCGAGATCGCTGGCGCGTCCAAGTCGGCGATCGAAGCGGTCGAAAAGGCCGGCGGCAAGGTTGTCGTTCTCGGAGCTCAGGCCGAATAG
- the secY gene encoding preprotein translocase subunit SecY, with amino-acid sequence MASAAEQLAANLNFSAFAKAEELKKRIWFTLGALLVYRLGTYIPLPGINPDAFAQAFSQAQSGIIGMFNMFAGGAVERMAIFALGIMPYISASIIMQLMTTVVPSLEALKKEGEQGRKVINQYTRYGTLLLAVVQAYGIAVGLEGAANVVSDPGMFFRISAVITLTGGTMFLMWLGEQITSRGIGNGISLIIFAGIVAGLPTAIVSTLELGRQGALATWIILMVIVLAIVVIALIVFMERAQRRLLIQYPKRTVGNKMFEGNTSFLPLKLNTAGVIPPIFASSLLLVPATISGFSAGGSSNEWLTTITALLGHGQPLYMILYAVMIVFFCFFYTAIVFNPTETADNLKKHGGFIPGIRPGERTAQYIDFVLTRVTVVGAIYITAVCLLPEFLISATGVPFYFGGTSLLIVVSVTMDTVSQIQGHLLAHQYEGLVKKAKLRGKRR; translated from the coding sequence ATGGCATCGGCTGCCGAACAACTCGCGGCAAATTTAAATTTCTCGGCTTTCGCGAAGGCTGAAGAACTCAAGAAGCGCATCTGGTTCACGCTGGGGGCGCTTTTGGTTTATCGGCTTGGCACTTACATTCCGCTGCCAGGCATCAACCCGGACGCATTTGCCCAGGCCTTCAGTCAGGCCCAGTCCGGCATCATCGGCATGTTCAACATGTTCGCCGGCGGTGCCGTCGAGCGCATGGCGATCTTTGCCCTCGGCATCATGCCGTATATCTCGGCTTCCATCATCATGCAGCTGATGACGACGGTTGTTCCGTCGCTCGAGGCGCTGAAGAAGGAAGGCGAGCAGGGCCGCAAGGTCATCAACCAGTACACCCGCTACGGCACGCTGCTGCTGGCGGTGGTGCAGGCCTATGGCATTGCCGTCGGCCTTGAAGGGGCTGCGAATGTCGTGTCCGATCCGGGCATGTTCTTCCGCATCTCCGCGGTGATCACCCTGACCGGCGGCACCATGTTCCTGATGTGGCTGGGTGAGCAGATCACCTCGCGCGGCATCGGCAACGGCATCTCGCTGATCATCTTTGCCGGCATTGTCGCGGGCCTGCCGACGGCCATCGTCTCCACGCTGGAGCTCGGCCGCCAGGGCGCGCTGGCCACCTGGATCATCCTGATGGTGATCGTGCTCGCCATCGTCGTGATCGCCCTGATCGTCTTCATGGAGCGGGCCCAGCGTCGGCTGCTGATCCAGTATCCGAAGCGCACGGTCGGCAACAAGATGTTCGAGGGCAACACCTCGTTCCTGCCGCTGAAGCTCAACACGGCCGGCGTGATCCCGCCGATCTTCGCGTCGTCGCTGCTGCTCGTGCCGGCCACGATTTCCGGCTTCTCGGCCGGCGGGTCGAGCAACGAATGGCTGACCACGATCACGGCGCTGCTTGGCCACGGCCAGCCGCTCTACATGATCCTTTATGCGGTCATGATCGTGTTCTTCTGCTTCTTCTACACGGCCATCGTGTTCAATCCGACCGAGACGGCCGACAACCTGAAGAAGCACGGCGGGTTCATTCCGGGCATCCGCCCTGGCGAACGGACGGCGCAGTATATCGACTTCGTCCTGACCCGCGTGACCGTCGTCGGTGCGATCTACATCACCGCCGTCTGTCTCTTACCCGAATTCCTAATTTCCGCGACCGGCGTTCCGTTCTATTTCGGAGGGACTTCGCTGCTGATCGTCGTAAGTGTGACGATGGATACCGTTTCCCAGATTCAGGGCCATCTGCTTGCGCACCAGTATGAAGGACTTGTGAAGAAGGCGAAGCTGAGGGGGAAGCGGAGATGA
- a CDS encoding adenylate kinase: protein MRLILVGPPGAGKGTQATRLVAKHGIPQLSTGDMLRAAVAAGTPVGLKAKAVMDAGGLVSDDIVVGIIRDRIGEADARKGFILDGFPRTIAQAEALRDMLSENGIGLDAVIELRVDQSKLVSRIINRADEARAAGQPVRKDDDPEVFKQRLEAYNRDTAVVIPFYEKSGLLTVIDGMMPIDDVSAAIADVLAKLDESVETR from the coding sequence ATGAGGCTTATTCTGGTCGGACCACCTGGCGCGGGGAAGGGGACCCAGGCGACCCGTCTGGTTGCAAAGCATGGCATTCCGCAGCTGTCGACCGGGGACATGCTCCGCGCTGCAGTTGCGGCCGGCACGCCGGTCGGGCTCAAGGCCAAGGCCGTGATGGATGCCGGTGGTCTGGTGTCCGACGACATTGTCGTCGGGATCATCCGCGACCGCATCGGCGAGGCGGATGCCCGCAAGGGGTTCATCCTCGACGGGTTTCCGCGGACGATTGCCCAGGCCGAGGCGCTTCGGGACATGCTGTCGGAGAACGGCATCGGTCTTGATGCGGTGATCGAGCTGCGGGTGGACCAGAGCAAGCTGGTGTCGCGCATCATCAACCGCGCCGACGAGGCCCGGGCCGCCGGTCAGCCGGTGCGCAAGGATGACGACCCGGAGGTGTTCAAGCAGCGCCTCGAGGCCTACAACCGCGACACGGCGGTGGTCATTCCCTTCTACGAGAAGAGTGGCCTGCTCACCGTGATCGACGGCATGATGCCGATCGACGATGTCAGCGCGGCCATTGCGGATGTTCTCGCAAAGCTTGACGAAAGCGTTGAGACCCGCTAA
- the rpsM gene encoding 30S ribosomal protein S13: protein MARIAGVNIPTNKRVVIALQYIHGIGPKFAQEIIEKVNIAADRRVNQLSDAEVLAIRETIDRDYLVEGDLRRETAMNIKRLMDLGCYRGLRHRRGLPVRGQRTHTNARTRKGPAKPIAGKKK, encoded by the coding sequence GTGGCACGTATTGCTGGCGTCAACATTCCGACGAACAAGCGCGTGGTCATCGCGCTTCAGTACATTCACGGCATTGGCCCGAAGTTCGCGCAGGAAATCATCGAGAAGGTGAACATCGCTGCGGACCGTCGCGTCAACCAGCTGTCTGACGCCGAAGTCCTCGCCATCCGCGAGACCATCGACCGCGACTACCTCGTGGAAGGTGACCTGCGTCGCGAGACCGCGATGAACATCAAGCGCCTGATGGACCTCGGCTGCTACCGCGGCCTGCGTCATCGCCGTGGCCTGCCGGTCCGCGGTCAGCGCACCCATACGAACGCCCGGACCCGCAAGGGCCCTGCGAAGCCGATCGCCGGCAAGAAGAAGTAA
- the rpsK gene encoding 30S ribosomal protein S11, with the protein MAKDTTRVRRRERKNISSGVAHVNSTFNNTMITITDAQGNAISWSSAGALGFKGSRKSTPYAAQVAAEDAARKAAEHGMRTLEVEVRGPGSGRESALRALQAAGFLITSIRDVTPIPHNGCRPRKRRRV; encoded by the coding sequence ATGGCTAAGGACACGACGCGCGTGCGTCGCCGCGAACGCAAGAACATCTCTTCTGGCGTCGCTCACGTGAACTCCACGTTCAACAACACCATGATCACCATCACCGATGCCCAGGGCAACGCGATCTCGTGGTCGTCGGCCGGCGCGCTCGGCTTCAAGGGCTCGCGCAAGTCGACCCCGTATGCCGCGCAGGTTGCCGCCGAGGATGCCGCCCGCAAGGCGGCCGAGCATGGCATGCGCACCCTGGAAGTCGAGGTCCGTGGTCCGGGTTCGGGCCGTGAGTCCGCGCTGCGTGCGCTTCAGGCCGCTGGCTTCCTGATCACGTCGATCCGTGACGTCACGCCGATCCCGCACAACGGCTGCCGTCCGCGCAAGCGTCGTCGCGTCTGA
- a CDS encoding DNA-directed RNA polymerase subunit alpha encodes MTIQKNWQELIKPNKLEVKPGENPRFVATVIAEPLERGYGLTLGNALRRILLSSLQGAAVTAVQIDGVLHEFSSIPGVREDVTDIILNVKEIAIRMEGEGPKRMVVRKAGPGVVTAGDIQTVGDVEVLNPDLVLCTLDEGAEIRMEFTVNTGKGYVPADRNRPEDAPIGLIPVDSLYSPVKKVSYKVENTREGQVLDYDKLTLTVETDGSVKPDDAVAYAARILQDQLSIFVNFEEPKREVAEDTVPELAFNPALLKKVDELELSVRSANCLKNDNIVYIGDLIQKTEAEMLRTPNFGRKSLNEIKEVLAQMGLHLGMDVPNWPPENIEDLAKRYEDHQY; translated from the coding sequence GTGACCATTCAGAAGAACTGGCAAGAGCTGATCAAGCCGAACAAGCTGGAGGTGAAGCCGGGTGAGAACCCGCGTTTCGTCGCCACCGTGATCGCCGAGCCGCTGGAGCGGGGCTACGGTCTGACGCTGGGCAACGCCCTGCGCCGGATCCTTCTGTCCTCGCTGCAGGGCGCTGCCGTCACCGCGGTGCAGATCGACGGCGTGCTGCATGAGTTCTCCTCGATCCCGGGCGTGCGCGAGGACGTGACGGACATCATCCTGAACGTCAAGGAAATCGCCATCCGCATGGAAGGCGAGGGTCCGAAGCGCATGGTCGTGCGCAAGGCGGGTCCGGGCGTCGTCACTGCCGGCGACATCCAGACCGTCGGCGACGTGGAGGTGCTGAACCCGGATCTCGTGCTCTGCACGCTGGACGAGGGCGCTGAAATCCGCATGGAGTTCACGGTCAACACGGGCAAGGGCTATGTCCCGGCCGACCGGAACCGTCCGGAAGATGCGCCGATCGGCCTGATCCCGGTGGACAGCCTGTACTCGCCGGTCAAGAAGGTGTCCTACAAGGTGGAAAACACCCGTGAAGGACAGGTTCTCGACTACGACAAGCTCACGCTGACCGTGGAAACCGATGGATCGGTGAAGCCGGATGACGCCGTGGCCTATGCCGCCCGCATCCTGCAGGACCAGCTGTCGATTTTCGTCAACTTCGAGGAGCCCAAGCGCGAAGTGGCCGAGGACACCGTCCCGGAACTCGCGTTCAACCCGGCGCTGCTCAAGAAGGTGGACGAGCTCGAGCTGTCCGTTCGTTCGGCAAACTGCCTCAAGAACGACAACATCGTCTACATCGGCGACCTCATCCAGAAGACCGAAGCAGAGATGCTGCGCACTCCGAACTTTGGTCGCAAGTCGCTCAACGAGATCAAGGAAGTTCTCGCCCAGATGGGTCTCCACCTGGGGATGGACGTGCCGAACTGGCCGCCGGAGAACATCGAGGATCTCGCCAAGCGTTACGAAGATCATCAGTACTGA
- the rplQ gene encoding 50S ribosomal protein L17 — MRHGKSGRKLGRTSSHRNAMFANMAASLIEHEAIITTLPKAKEMKPIMDKLVTLGKRGDLHARRQAISQIRDVEMVRKLFDTLAPRYKERNGGYTRVVKAGFRYGDSAPMAVIELVDRDQSARGAADRARVAAEQAAENAA, encoded by the coding sequence ATGCGCCACGGGAAATCCGGCCGCAAGCTCGGCCGCACATCGAGCCACCGCAACGCGATGTTCGCCAACATGGCAGCGTCGCTGATCGAACACGAGGCAATCATCACCACCCTGCCGAAGGCAAAGGAGATGAAGCCGATCATGGACAAGCTGGTCACGCTCGGCAAGCGCGGCGACCTGCATGCCCGCCGTCAGGCGATCTCGCAGATCCGCGACGTCGAGATGGTCCGCAAGCTGTTCGACACGCTGGCTCCGCGTTACAAGGAGCGCAACGGCGGCTACACCCGCGTCGTCAAGGCGGGCTTCCGCTACGGCGACAGCGCGCCGATGGCCGTGATCGAGCTGGTCGATCGCGACCAGAGCGCCCGCGGTGCCGCCGACCGCGCCCGCGTCGCTGCCGAGCAGGCTGCTGAGAACGCTGCGTAA
- a CDS encoding methyl-accepting chemotaxis protein, producing MIGYHTGRDGLEAAAKSELELIAKSRQDLLDARFAGVEADLTNVATSAGAALLMKDLAGTRVNIEADLPAIREYYQPQGADAATRASRTGSDNKTMYSWRHSELHPAFMNTWKLGGYGDIYGVLPDGYVLYSVTKGSDFLVSVQDPALAGSGLAKAVAAAAAQSAGGQVMTEVAPYAAAGNAPSFFVAEPVFVEAFGESKFMGVMAMRIGTELIDRILSDREGMGETGQSYLVGEGGVVLSNMPLSAQPTALVARNSSAPVMAALSGGDGFGEVTGDDGVTRIVVARPVSFMGKTFAVVAEKSQAEAMAGVTAMRDRMMMWTLITLAVAGVIALVFALSITRPLSLLVKALESIAAGNLNADISAARRRDEIGEIGRAVVAIRENAAAEQERRTQEEAARGRSIGQQRKALLANLASEFEATVGKVVDAVSHSAQSLQGAARDVQQLTAVAGDSAARAADMSNQAMEEVQSIASASDQLSGSIRQISELIHRSSSVAQTATVRAQATNQTVLSLAEAANRIGEVVTLISDIADQTNLLALNATIEAARAGEAGRGFAVVASEVKELASQTGRATGEIQQQIDAIRAATDDAVTAIGEIQETIRDITMSVTEVSSAVEEQSAATQGIANNTQRAARGTAEVTSNIRRVNEVTDRTGSAATGFVASAEDLSKQASHLDQEVRAFLAQVRSA from the coding sequence GTGATCGGCTATCACACCGGCCGCGACGGGCTCGAGGCGGCCGCGAAATCCGAGCTGGAGCTCATCGCCAAGTCCCGGCAGGACCTCCTGGATGCCCGGTTTGCCGGTGTCGAGGCCGATCTGACCAACGTGGCCACCAGCGCCGGTGCGGCGCTGCTGATGAAGGATCTCGCCGGGACGCGGGTCAACATCGAGGCCGACCTGCCGGCGATCCGCGAGTATTACCAGCCCCAGGGGGCGGACGCTGCCACCCGGGCGTCCCGCACCGGCTCCGACAACAAGACCATGTATTCCTGGCGGCACAGCGAGCTGCATCCCGCCTTCATGAACACCTGGAAGCTCGGGGGCTACGGCGACATCTACGGCGTGTTGCCGGATGGCTATGTGCTCTATTCGGTGACCAAGGGCAGCGATTTCCTTGTGAGCGTGCAGGATCCGGCGCTGGCCGGGTCGGGTCTGGCCAAGGCGGTTGCGGCGGCGGCGGCCCAGTCGGCCGGCGGGCAGGTGATGACCGAGGTCGCGCCCTATGCGGCGGCCGGCAATGCGCCCTCGTTCTTCGTCGCCGAGCCGGTGTTCGTCGAGGCCTTCGGCGAGAGCAAGTTCATGGGTGTCATGGCCATGCGCATCGGCACCGAGCTGATTGACCGCATCCTGTCCGACCGGGAGGGCATGGGCGAGACCGGGCAGAGCTATCTGGTCGGCGAGGGCGGTGTCGTCCTGTCGAACATGCCGCTGTCCGCCCAGCCGACCGCCCTCGTTGCCCGCAACAGCTCGGCGCCGGTGATGGCGGCGCTGTCGGGGGGCGACGGCTTCGGCGAGGTGACCGGCGATGACGGCGTCACCCGGATCGTCGTGGCCCGTCCGGTCTCCTTCATGGGCAAGACCTTTGCCGTGGTTGCCGAGAAGTCGCAGGCCGAGGCGATGGCTGGCGTGACCGCGATGCGCGACCGGATGATGATGTGGACGCTGATCACCCTGGCCGTGGCCGGTGTCATCGCGCTGGTCTTTGCGCTGAGCATCACCCGGCCGCTGTCGCTGCTGGTCAAGGCGCTGGAGTCCATCGCTGCCGGAAACCTCAACGCCGACATCTCCGCGGCGCGCCGGCGGGACGAGATCGGGGAGATCGGCCGTGCCGTCGTGGCGATCCGCGAGAATGCGGCTGCCGAGCAGGAGCGCCGCACGCAGGAAGAGGCCGCCCGTGGTCGCAGCATCGGTCAGCAGCGCAAGGCCCTGCTTGCCAATCTGGCCAGCGAGTTCGAGGCGACGGTGGGCAAGGTGGTCGATGCCGTGTCCCACTCGGCCCAGTCGCTGCAGGGGGCGGCGCGCGACGTGCAGCAGCTCACCGCCGTCGCTGGCGACAGTGCCGCCCGCGCGGCCGACATGTCCAACCAGGCCATGGAAGAGGTGCAGTCGATTGCCTCCGCATCCGACCAGCTCTCCGGCTCTATCCGTCAGATCAGCGAGCTGATCCACCGCTCGTCCTCCGTGGCCCAGACGGCCACCGTGCGGGCCCAGGCGACCAACCAGACCGTCCTGTCGCTTGCGGAGGCCGCCAACCGCATCGGCGAGGTGGTGACGCTCATCTCCGACATTGCCGACCAGACCAACCTGCTGGCGCTGAATGCCACCATCGAGGCAGCCCGGGCCGGGGAGGCGGGGCGCGGATTTGCGGTCGTGGCCTCCGAGGTGAAGGAGCTTGCCTCCCAGACGGGTCGCGCCACCGGCGAGATCCAGCAGCAGATCGACGCCATCCGCGCCGCCACCGACGATGCGGTGACAGCCATCGGCGAGATCCAGGAGACGATCCGCGACATCACCATGTCGGTGACCGAGGTCTCCTCCGCCGTCGAGGAGCAGAGTGCGGCGACCCAGGGCATCGCCAACAACACCCAGCGCGCCGCGCGCGGCACGGCGGAAGTCACCAGCAACATCCGGCGCGTCAACGAGGTCACCGACCGCACGGGCAGCGCGGCGACGGGCTTCGTGGCCTCGGCCGAGGACTTGTCGAAGCAGGCGAGCCATCTGGACCAGGAGGTTCGCGCCTTTCTCGCCCAGGTGCGCTCCGCCTGA
- a CDS encoding DegQ family serine endoprotease produces the protein MGLPEPLATGLNRLARAAGLVAGATVLTLAAALQPPGHGAAFAQALTQERVVPATQAQITLSFAPIVKTVAPAVVNVYASRMVQQPVSPFFDDPFFRRFFGDQIPGANRPRQRMESSLGSGVIISADGVIITNHHVIKDADEVRVALSDRREFDADIILKDERTDLAVLRIREGDGDFPNVEFADSDSLAVGDIVLAIGNPFGVGQTVTQGIVSALARTRVGITDYQFFIQTDAAINPGNSGGALVDMQGRLVGINTAIFSRGGGSNGIGFAIPANMVRFVANSAITAGKIQRPWLGATVQVVSAEIAESLGLDRPRGVLVTRVFAGSPAARAGLKVGDLITAVDGAEVLDPDSFGYRFATKTLGGTSTFTLQRGGRDTTADVALVAAPETTPRDARVIRTYSPFEGATVMNLSPAVAEEIGLEVLEEGVVITEVAEGSPAAQVGLQIGDIVVSVNEERVETTAGLERAARRQPRLWRLEIKRGGEISRIVLRG, from the coding sequence ATGGGGCTGCCCGAACCGCTTGCGACCGGTCTGAACCGTCTGGCCCGTGCGGCCGGCCTTGTTGCCGGTGCGACCGTGCTGACGCTTGCCGCCGCGCTGCAGCCCCCCGGCCACGGGGCAGCTTTCGCCCAGGCCCTGACCCAGGAACGCGTCGTTCCGGCGACCCAGGCTCAGATCACCCTGTCCTTCGCCCCGATCGTCAAGACCGTGGCGCCGGCCGTGGTCAACGTCTATGCCAGCCGCATGGTGCAGCAGCCGGTCTCGCCCTTCTTCGACGATCCGTTCTTCCGCCGGTTCTTCGGCGACCAGATCCCGGGGGCGAACCGGCCGCGCCAGCGCATGGAATCCTCCCTCGGCTCCGGCGTGATCATCTCGGCCGATGGTGTCATCATCACCAACCACCATGTCATCAAGGATGCGGACGAGGTGCGGGTGGCCCTGTCCGACCGGCGCGAGTTCGATGCCGACATCATCCTCAAGGATGAGCGGACCGATCTCGCGGTGCTGCGCATCCGCGAGGGCGATGGCGACTTTCCGAATGTGGAGTTCGCCGATTCGGATTCGCTGGCGGTCGGCGACATCGTGCTTGCCATTGGCAATCCCTTCGGTGTCGGCCAGACGGTGACCCAGGGCATCGTGTCCGCCCTTGCGCGCACGCGCGTCGGCATCACGGACTACCAGTTCTTCATCCAGACCGATGCGGCCATCAACCCGGGCAACTCGGGCGGTGCGCTGGTCGACATGCAGGGCCGGCTCGTCGGCATCAACACCGCCATCTTCTCGCGCGGCGGCGGGTCCAACGGCATCGGTTTTGCCATTCCGGCGAACATGGTCCGTTTCGTGGCCAATTCCGCCATCACGGCCGGCAAGATCCAGCGGCCCTGGCTCGGGGCCACAGTCCAGGTCGTCTCCGCCGAGATCGCCGAAAGCCTCGGACTTGACCGGCCGCGCGGCGTGCTGGTCACCCGCGTCTTTGCCGGCTCGCCGGCGGCGCGCGCCGGTCTCAAGGTCGGTGACCTGATCACCGCCGTTGACGGCGCCGAGGTGCTCGACCCGGATTCCTTCGGCTATCGCTTCGCCACCAAGACGCTCGGCGGCACCTCGACCTTCACGCTCCAGCGCGGGGGACGGGACACCACTGCCGATGTGGCGCTCGTGGCCGCGCCGGAGACGACGCCGCGCGACGCCCGTGTCATCCGCACCTATTCGCCCTTCGAGGGCGCGACCGTCATGAACCTGTCGCCGGCCGTGGCCGAGGAGATCGGTCTGGAGGTGCTGGAGGAGGGCGTCGTCATCACCGAGGTGGCGGAAGGGTCTCCGGCCGCCCAAGTGGGGCTGCAGATCGGCGACATCGTCGTCTCGGTCAATGAGGAGCGCGTCGAGACCACGGCGGGCCTCGAGCGCGCCGCGCGGCGTCAGCCGCGGCTGTGGCGGCTCGAGATCAAGCGTGGCGGCGAGATCTCGCGCATCGTGCTGCGCGGCTGA
- a CDS encoding replication-associated recombination protein A, with protein sequence MTDLFASAAPPAGPRPLADRLRPRRLEDVVGQDHLLGPDGTLSRMLRTRTLGSLIFWGPPGTGKTTIARLLADATDLGFEQISAIFSGVADLKKVFEAARARRMGGRGTLLFVDEIHRFNRAQQDSFLPVMEDGTITLVGATTENPSFELNAALLSRSHVMTFRSLDAEAIGRLLARAEAEEGRPLPLDADARAVLVRMADGDGRASLTLAEDVWRAAEPGEVFDAARLQDIVQRRAPIYDKSQDGHYNLISALHKSVRGSDPDAALYWFCRMLDGGEDPLYLARRLVRMAVEDIGLADPQALVQANAARDAYQMLGSPEGELALAQCVVYLATAPKSNGVYVAYKAAVRAAKANGSLLPPKHILNAPTKLMKTEGYGEGYAYDHDAPDAFSGQNYFPESMGRQTFYDPPERGFEREIRKRLDYWARLRRERGHT encoded by the coding sequence ATGACCGACCTCTTTGCCTCCGCTGCCCCGCCTGCCGGACCGCGGCCGCTGGCGGACCGTCTGAGGCCCCGGCGGCTGGAGGATGTGGTCGGCCAGGATCACCTGCTCGGGCCGGACGGAACGCTGTCGCGCATGCTGCGGACGCGGACCCTCGGGTCGCTGATCTTCTGGGGGCCGCCGGGCACCGGCAAGACCACGATCGCGCGCCTGCTGGCCGATGCGACCGATCTCGGCTTCGAGCAGATCTCGGCGATCTTCTCCGGCGTTGCCGATCTCAAGAAGGTCTTCGAGGCGGCGCGGGCCCGCCGCATGGGCGGGCGCGGCACGCTGCTCTTCGTCGACGAGATCCACCGCTTCAACCGCGCCCAGCAGGACAGCTTCCTGCCGGTGATGGAGGACGGCACCATCACGCTCGTCGGGGCGACGACGGAAAACCCCTCCTTCGAGCTGAATGCCGCGCTCCTGTCGCGCTCGCATGTCATGACCTTCCGGTCCCTTGATGCGGAGGCCATCGGCCGGCTGCTGGCGCGGGCGGAAGCGGAGGAGGGCCGCCCCTTGCCCCTCGACGCGGACGCGCGCGCCGTGCTCGTCCGCATGGCTGACGGGGACGGGCGGGCGTCGCTGACGCTGGCCGAAGACGTCTGGCGGGCGGCCGAACCGGGCGAGGTCTTCGATGCGGCCCGGCTGCAGGACATCGTCCAGCGGCGCGCGCCGATCTACGACAAGAGCCAGGACGGCCATTACAACCTGATTTCCGCCCTGCACAAGTCGGTGCGCGGCTCCGATCCCGACGCCGCACTCTACTGGTTCTGCCGAATGCTGGACGGGGGCGAGGATCCGCTCTACCTGGCCCGCCGGCTGGTGCGCATGGCGGTCGAGGACATCGGTCTGGCCGATCCCCAGGCGCTGGTGCAGGCCAATGCCGCACGCGATGCCTACCAGATGCTGGGCTCGCCGGAGGGGGAGCTGGCGCTCGCCCAGTGCGTCGTCTATCTCGCCACCGCGCCGAAATCCAACGGCGTCTATGTCGCCTATAAGGCGGCTGTCCGCGCGGCCAAGGCCAATGGCTCGCTGCTGCCGCCCAAGCATATCCTCAACGCGCCGACCAAGCTCATGAAGACCGAAGGCTACGGCGAAGGCTATGCCTACGACCACGACGCCCCGGATGCCTTCTCGGGGCAGAACTACTTCCCCGAGAGCATGGGGCGGCAGACCTTCTACGATCCGCCGGAACGCGGCTTCGAGCGGGAGATCCGCAAGCGTCTGGACTACTGGGCGCGCCTGCGCCGCGAGCGCGGCCACACCTGA